The genomic interval GCCCAGCATGTCGTAGGAATATTGATAGCCGCGCGCCTCGTTCGGCTGGCTGTTTTTCAGGGCCTCCTGAATCGTCTGGCCGGTGACGAACTGGTTGCCGAGCATGCGCATGGCCAGGTCGACGCCCTTGCGGATCAGCGGTTCGCCGCCGCGGGCGATCAGGCGCGTCAGGGCGGAGCCCAGGCCGCGCTCGCTGCTGGACGAGACGAGTTTGCCGGTGACCAATAAACCCCAGGTGGCGGCATTCACGAACAGCGAAGGCGATTCACCCAGGTGGCTGCGCCAGTCGCCCTTGCTGATCTTGTCGGCGATCAGGCGGTCGGCGGTGGCGCTGTCGGGAATGCGCAGCAGCGCTTCGGCCAGGCACATCAGCGCGACGCCTTCTTCCGACGACAGCGAGAATTCATGCATCAGGGCGTCGACGCCGGAAGCGCGGGTGCGTTTCGCGCGCACGCTCGTGACCAGGCGCTGGGCCAGCGGTTTCGCTTCCGCGCCCGGACGGGCGCCTTGTGCCAGCAGCCACTGGACGGCTTCCTGCTCGTCGCGGCGGTAGGCGGCGGTGATGGCGGCGCGCAGGGGCGTCTGCTCTTGCCGGGTTTCAGCCTGGAAGGCGTCGAAGGGAACGAAGGTGGTGGCCGGAGTGGCGGCGATCTGCATGGTGGTCTTTTATTAAACTAAAACAGGTCCAGGGTGCACAGCAAAACGCGCCGCACTGCATGGCAGGCGGCGCGCATCTTGGCAGGCGCTTCAATCGTTTGATTGTAGAAGGAAATCTTCTGGATTAATTCTGTTTTTAACGGGCACTAGCAATAGATAGTTTTTGGTGCGAGAATTCGACCAAATAATATTTACGCTTAAGAGAGACGGCATGCTCGACAAAATTTCGAAGAAGATCCTGGCCGAGTTGCAGAACGATGGACGCATCAGCAACGTCGAGCTGGCGACCCGGGTCAACCTGTCGCCGGCGGCCTGCCTCGAGCGCGTGCGCAAGCTGCACGAATCCGGCTACATCATGGGCTATACGGCCCAGTTGAATCCGCAGTTGCTGGATGTGTCGCTGCTGGTCTTCATCGAAGTGGTGCTGGACCGCACGACGCCGGAAGTGTTCGACGCCTTCAAGCAGAGCGTGCAATTGATCCCGGAAGTGCTCGAGTGCCACATGGTGGCGGGCGGCTTCGATTACCTGGTCAAGGCGCGGGTGAAGGACATGGCGGCCTACCGCGAATTCCTCGGCAAGACGCTGCTACAGAAAGGCGTGCGCGAGACGCATACCTATGCGGTGATGGAAGAGGTCAAGAATACGACGAAGTTGCCGATCAGGTAAACGCGTTCAACCAACGCTCGACCTTGTAGGGTGGGCGCCCCGTGCCCACGCCGTACATGGCATACGGTGAGACCGGCCCACCCTACGCGGCTTGCCGCTCCGCCTTCGGTGCCGTCGCCACGGCGGCGGTGGTTTCCAGGTTGTTGCGCAGCCAGCGGTGGGCGGGGCTGCGGCCGTCGCGTTCGTGCCAGAGCATGTCCAGATGCACGGCCGGCAAGGCGAACGGCAGTTCGCGCCAGATCAGCGACTCCGTCATGCCCGTCGACACCATCAGGTGCTTCGGCAGCACCGTGATCAAATCCGAGTTCGCCACCACCCGCCCTGCTGTGAAGAACTGGTTCACGGTCAACAGGATGCGCCGCTCGCGGCCGATCTGCGCCAGCGCCTCGTCGACCAGGCCGTGCGCCCGACCCGAAAAACTCACCAACAAATGGTTCGCCTTGCAATAGGTGTCGAGGTCGAGCTTGGTGTTGGCCAGTGGATGGTTCTTGCGCATCACGCACACATACTGGCCCGAGTACAGGCGCTCGTGGCGGATCGGCGAACCGGTCTCATACGACAGCTGGGCAGCCACGCCCGGAAAGAAGCCGACCGCCAGATCAATGTCGCCGCGCAACAGCATCGGCCGCGGCTCGCGCGTGGTCAGCGGCACCATGCGGATGTTGACGCCCGGCGCTTCGCTCTCGATCGAGCGCATCAGCGAGGGTAGCCAGTAGGCGGCGGTGGCATCGGCCATGGCCATGCGGAAGGTTGCCTGCGCTTTCGAGACATCGAAGGTTTCCGGCATGACCGCCGCTTCCAGCGAGGCCAGCGCCTGGCGCACGGCCGGCCACAGGGCTTCGGCACGCGGGGTGGGCTTCACGCCATACGCCGTGCGGATCAGCAATTCGTCGCCCAGGCTTTCACGCAGGCGTTTGATGGCATTCGATACCGCCGGCTGGGTCATGGCCAGGTGGCCGGCCGCGCGCGTGAGGTTTTGTTCGGTCATGACTGCGTCGAATACGCGCAGCAGGTTCAGGTCCAGTGTCAGGAAGCTCATGGAAAAATCGTCTCGGTGGCAGCGCGCTGCCTGTTTATCGGTCTGGTTTCAGTGTACTCGATTTCATTCATGATCCATATAAGGGCCATTAGAAAACGGAATTAGATTTATATGCTGCATTGCACTATAGTTCTTAGAAACAACGTTCCGTAATCAAACATCATGTCGTTCGTCTCTGCCGTCACCCAATTGTCTTTCCCGCTGCTGCCCCTGGCCGACCTGCTGCGCCTGGCCTGCCTGCTGGCGCTGCTGGCCGCTTTCCTGCTGTTTTTCCGCCCCTTGTTGTCGGGACTGGTCCGCGCGTCGTTGCTGGTGCTGCGTCCCCGTACTGCGCGCACGCGCGGCGCCGCTGACGGCGTGCTCGGCGCTTGAAGCCAGCACACGAATGAAAAACGCGGCCCCGGTTTCCCGGCGCCGCGTTTTTTTATGCCCGCATTTTCCTGCTGCGTGATTAGCGCGCTTCGCCCAGCAAGGCCGGCTTGAGCGAGCGGTCGGCCGGCTTCTCGCCCAGCCAGATGCGCAGCACGGCATTATAGAAATTCACATCCGAAATCGGTTCGCCGATCCGCTTGCCGTTCAGCTCGCAGACGGTGCCGGTGCCCGGGATCCAGTCCAGGTGGAGCACGTCGCCCTTCTTGATTTCGTCGACGGCGGCAAAGATTTCGCCGAGCTTGCCGATCTGGCTGACGATCTTCGCCTTTTCAGCCTTGTCCAGGTTGGCGTTGATCCCTTCCGTGAAAGCCTTGCCCATGTCGTCGGCGCCAACATCGCGTGCCATCACCAGAGTCACGCGGCGCGGACCTTCCATTTTCAGGATGTCGGCCAGGCCCGTCTTTTTCTCGGGCAGATAGAGGCCGGCCGCGTAGACCTTGATGATGATCTTGGTGCGCATACCGGCGCCATTGAGTTTCAAGTCCTTGCCGGCAACCTTGTTCGTGTCCTCGAATTTGATGCCATTCACGTCGACGGCGGCTTGGGCATGCAGTGCCAGGGTCAGCGCCAGCGCCGCGCCGCTGGCAAGGGTGATCGGGTGCTTGAAAGCGGTCATATTGTCTCCTGTCCTGTTTTGGTATGCGGGGCTGCCGTGGCGCCAGGCGCCCGAAAAAGTATGGTCGTGCTAAAAGCGACCGTAGCAATATAGCAGCTAAATATTGTCGTACAACAATATTGAACAGGTATTTTAATGCTGCAAGAGCACAATACAACGGGGACGATCAATGACGTGCAGGGTGGTTTTCGCGTTCGATCGCTTCGAGGACGGTGTGAGTGTCGGCCGATTGCTTCAGTTCCTCGGCCTCGGCATCGGGCTTGTCGGGCAGGTTGGGCGAATCGTGGCGCAGCTCTTCGATCATGGCGATGATCTTGCTGGTCTTTTCCTCGGCCAGCAGGCTGATCTGCAAATCGAGGTGGGCATTGTGCTGGGCCAGCAGCGACATGCGGTTCTGGCGAATCAGGACGGTGGTGGAGATGAGTAAGGCATTCAGGCCGATAATGCCCTGCAGCCAAAAAAAGGGCGGTTCGTCGAACTGGTCGAAGCCCAGCTCGGGCGCGACCAGATTCCAGGCGATCCAGGCGACGATAAACACCAGATTGGCCACGACATACGCAGGCGTTCCCAACACCTGGCTCATCTTTTCAATCAGGGCCTGGGCGCGCGGCACCTCTTCTTCGTGGCGTGCGTAATGGTCGGCAATGGTGCCAATGTTCCGGGTTACCGATTGCGGCAGGCGCGAGCGCGCGTCGTCGTCGTTTTGGGCCATCGGCGCAGGATAGCACGGTCGGAAAAAACGCCTTGCCGGGCAGTGCGAGGGGCACCGCGAAGAATCAGGCGGCGTTCTTGGCGGCCGTCAGGCGTTCGTATTTCGCCAGCAATTCTTCGCGCGTTTCGCGCCAGGCTGGATTGAAGGGAATGCAGGCGACCGGGCACAGCGAGGCGCACTGCGGTTCATCGAAGTGGCCGACGCATTCGGTGCATTTGTGCGGATCGATCTCGTAGATCTCCGTACCCATCGAAATGGCGTCGTTCGGGCACTCGGGCTCGCACACGTCGCAATTGATGCATTCGTCGGTAATGAGTAAGGCCATGATGCTTGTGCGGTAAATGAATGCCCGGGATCAGGCTGTCGGCGGCGCCATGGCGGCGATTTTCTTTTGCAGCCAACGGTCGACCGAAGGGAAGACGAATTTCGACACGTCGCCGCCGAGCATGGCAATCTCGCGCACGATGGTGCCGGAGATGAACTGGTACTGGTCGGACGGGGTCAGGAACAGCGTTTCGACGTCGGGCAGCAGATAGCGGTTCATGCCGGCCATCTGGAACTCGTATTCGAAGTCGGACACGGCGCGCAGGCCGCGTACGATCACGCGGGCGTCGTGCTGGCGCACGAAATCCTTCAGCAGGCCGGAAAAGCTTTCCACCTTCACGTTCGGATAATGGCCGAGTACTTCGTTGGCGATTTCCAGGCGATCCTCGAGCGAAAAGAACGGCTTCTTGTTCTTGCTGTCGGCAACGCCGACCACGAGCGTGTCGAACAGGCCCGATGCACGGCGCACCAAATCCTCGTGGCCGCGGGTGAGCGGGTCAAAAGTACCTGGATAAACGGCTACAACCATTGCGGCTCCCTGGAGAAACACCGATATTGAAAGGCGCATTATGCCTGAAATTCCGGCAGTCGCCCCGGCATTGAACCAGTTTTGCCCGCGAATTGGGCAAGGATGCGGGGTTTATGCCTTAGAGCAGCTAACAAACTGTTCAGGGCAAGACGCATCGTCGAAGACAGTACGACTGTACGGCGAGACGATGCAACGCAGCCATGGGCGGTTTGTTAGCTGCTCGTGTTTTCGTGCAATTTCAGTAAATGGTAGTAGACCATCCCTGCCTTGTCGGCGCGGATCTGTTCCCAGGGCGCGAGCCACTCAGGCGTTTCTTCGCCCGTCGGCAGGGCATGTTCGGCCTCGACATACACCATGCCGTCCGTCTTCAACAGGTCAACGCACAGCGGCAGCGCCTTGGCGACGAAATCCTGGCCATAGGGCGGATCGAGGAAGATGACATCGAAACGCTGCCCGCGCAGCGCCAGGTCGCGCGCGACGGCAAAGGCGTCGCCGCGCAGCGGGTGGACATTGTCCGCCTTCAGGGTTTCCTTGTTGAGTTCGAGCTGGCGCACGGCCGGGCCGTGGAAGTCGAGCATGGTGACGGAACGGGCGCCGCGGCTGGCCGCCTCGAAGCCGAGGGCGCCGCTGCCGGCGAACAGGTCAAGGCAATCGACCGTTTCCCAGTCGCCGCCGACCTGGTGGTGGATCCAGTTGAAGACGGTTTCGCGTACGCGGTCGGGCGTGGGGCGCAGGCCGAGGGCGTCGAGCACCGGCAGCAGGCGGCGTTTCCATTGTCCGCCGATGATGCGTACCTGCTGCGGCGCCAGCCGCGGACGGCCGTGCTGGCCCTGGGGTTTGGTTGGCTTTCTATGCATGGCCGGCACTATAGCACCGCCACGCTGCTGCCTTATTTCGCTTCCTTGGCCAGCGCATTGAAATCGTTGATCCAGCCCTGCATGCGCTGCTGGGCGTGCGCCTTTTGCGCCGGGGTTGCCAGGCGGATTGCCGTCAGGATGAAATTGGTGGTGGCGTTGATATAGCTGTCATAGAAGGCCTTGCGCTCGGGCGCTTCCATGCGGGCGAGGAACTCGTGCAGCAGGCTGTTGATCATCACTGTCGTCTGTTCCTTGTTCGGCTTGTCGCGGGCGATCTTGCGCGCCAGGGTGAGGATGCGGCGCTGGCGGTAGATGCGTTCTTCCAGCCAGATCTGGCTGTCGAGCGGACGGGCATCGGAGGCGCGGCGCAGCGCTTTCTCCTGTTCGTTGGAAAAGCCGCCGAACCACAGCTTGAACTGGTCCATCGACTTGTCGAAGCGCGCCTCATTGCGTTTTTCATTGCTGCCGCTGACGAACTTGCGGCGGTATTCCTCGTTCTTCTTGTTGAAACGTTCTTCCATCTGGTCGATCTGGTCGGGCGTGAGCGAGCGCGCCAGGTCGACCATGTCGGGGACGGCGCGAAAGGCCAGGGTTTCGGTATGGCGGCGGATCTCCCGGTAATCGGCGAGCAGGTCGGCCTGGGTTGGCTGGCCGGCAAGCTGGCGCTGGAAAGTGCCGAGCAGGGCAGCGTAATCGTCGAGCTGGGTTTTGCGGTGCCATTGGAACAGTTCGCCGATGTCGCGTTTGACCCAATCGCCTTGGTCGCCTTCGAAGTCCACATAGGCGTCCAGCCACCAGTACAGTAGGGTGTCGCCATGGTTGTAGCTGAAACGGATGGTGCTGCAGGCGGTCAACAGTGCCAATAGCGCGACGACGAACAGCGCACGCGTGCGCTGGAACAAGGGGTCATGCATGCTAAACTTTTTCATCTTATTAACTCTTCTTGAATTCGGCCTATGAACGTAGTCATCCTTGCCGCCGGCATGGGAAAGCGCATGCAGTCCGCGCTGCCTAAAGTGTTGCATCCGCTGGCTGGGAAGCCGCTCCTGCAGCATGTGATCGATACCGCGCGTGCGCTGCGGCCGAGTAAATTATGCGTGATTTACGGACACGGGGGCGCAGCGGTGCCTGAGATGGTGGCCACGCTGGCGCGTGATGGCGAAGCGCCGATCGACACCGCGCTGCAGCAGCCGCAACTGGGCACCGGCCACGCCGTGATGCAGGCCGTGCCGCAACTGGACGAGAGCGTGCCGACCCTGGTGCTGTATGGCGACGTCCCGCTCACGAGTGTCGATTCGCTGCGCCGCCTGGTCGAGGCTGCGGGTAACGACAAGCTGGGCATTCTCACGGTCGAGCAGGCCAATCCCTTTGGCCTGGGCCGCATCATCCGCGAAGGCGGGCGCATCGTGCGCATCGTCGAGGAAAAGGATGCGAGCGAAGCCGAGCGCGCGATCCGCGAAATCAACAGCGGCATCATGTGCATCCCGACCGCGCACCTCAAACGCTGGCTGGCGGCGCTGTCGAACAACAATGCGCAGGGCGAGTATTACCTGACCGACATCGTGGCCCAAGCCGTGGCGGACGGCGTCGAGGTGACCTCGGCCTCGCCGTCGGCCGAATGGGAAGTGGCGGGCGTGAACAGCAAGGTGCAGCTGGCGGAACTGGAACGCCGCCACCAACTGAACATTGCGAACGCCCTGCTGGAAAAAGGCGTGACCCTGATGGACCCGGCGCGCATCGATGTGCGCGGCGAACTGATTTGCGGGCGCGATGTCGTGATCGACGTCGGCTGCGTGTTCGAGGGCCGCGTGGAACTGGCCGACGGCGTGCGCATCGGCGCGCACTGCGTCCTGGTGGATGTGAAGGTCGCTGCCGGTGCGAACATCAAGCCGTTCTGCCACCTGGAAGAAGCGATTGTTGGCCCGGCATCGCAGATCGGCCCGTATGCGCGCCTGCGTCCGGGCACCGAACTCGGTGAAGATGTCCACATCGGCAACTTCGTCGAGGTGAAAAACAGCCAAATCGCCGCGCACAGCAAGGCGAACCACCTGGCCTATGTCGGCGATGCCACGGTGGGCTCGCGCGTGAACATCGGCGCCGGCACCATCACCTGTAACTACGATGGCGCCAACAAATTCCGCACCGTGATCGAAGACGACGCCTTCATCGGCAGCGACAGCCAGCTGGTGGCGCCCGTCACCGTGGGTAAAGGTGCCACGCTCGGCGCCGGCACCACGCTGACGAAGGACGCGCCGGCCGGCAAGCTGACCATCTCGCGCCCGAAGCAGATGACGCTCGAAGGCTGGACCCGTCCTGTGAAAACGAACAAGTAATCCACCGCCTGTACACTGGATATTGACAGCGAAATCACAGGCAAATCACAGGGATATCCACCGGCTTATGCAGGGTTTTACCGGGGATATCCGCTGTGATTCCACAAGTCATCCACTGAGTTATCCACAGGCAAATCCATCGAGCAGTACTGTAGGGTGGGCGCCCCGTGCCCACCGATTCAGACCGTAGGGTGGACTCCCGAGTCCACGCGGTGCAGCGTCAAATCAGCCATGACGTCCGGTTCAAACCGCAATCCGCGTCTCGAACTTGCTCCGGAACGTAGAAAAATACGCCTTCACATTGCGCACATTCGCATGGGTGGCAAACAACCGGTGCGCCAGCGCGTGATAAGCCGGCATATCGACCACCTGTACCACAAGCACGAAATCCGGCCCGGGCGCCACCCGATAGCACTGCAGCACGGCTTCTTCACTTGCCACCAGCGCTTCGAACTGCGCCATCCGCTCGGCCGCCTGCACATCGAGCGTGATCTCGACGATGGCCGTCAGGCGCGCCCCTACCTTCTCCGGCGCGACGATCACAACTTGCCGCTCGATAACACCGCGTTCGGTCAAGCTCTTGACCCGACGCAGGCAAGTTGGCGGCGACACGTGTACCAGTTCCGCCAACTCGGCATTCGTCTGCGATGCATCAGCTTGCAGCGTATTCAGGATGCGACGATCGAGGTCATCCAATTCGGGTAGCGCCATATTGAAATCCTGAGAAAGAAATCCGCTTATCTATGAAATATCATTTCATCACCATTCACCGATGAAATTTTATAACAAAATTGGCCACACTCTGTACGCATATTTCATCACCGTTGCCATACGATATGCCCCGTTGCTAATTTTTTAAATGAGGTTCGTCCATGTGCGGTATCGTCGGAGCAGTTGCGCAGCGTAATATCACCCCCATCCTGATCGAGGGCCTGAAACGCCTCGAATACCGCGGTTACGATTCCTGCGGCGTGGCGCTGCACGTCGAAGGACGCCTGGCCCGCTCGCGCAGCACCTCGCGCGTGGCCGACCTCGAAACGCAAATCGCCGGTACCGGCCTGCAAGGTTTCACGGGCATTGCCCATACCCGCTGGGCCACCCACGGCGCCCCGGCTTCGCACAATGCCCACCCGCACTTCTCGCCAAACGAAGAAGCGGCGCGCATCGCGCTGGTGCATAACGGCATCATCGAAAACCACGACGAGCTGCGCCGCGAATTGACCGAACTCGGCTATGTCTTCACGAGCCAGACCGATACCGAAGTCATCGCCCACCTGGTCGACCACATGTACAACGGCGACCTGTTCGACACCGTCCAGCAAGCCGTGAAGCGCCTGCACGGCGCCTACGCGATTGCCGTGTTCTCGCGCGAGGAACCGCACCGCGTCGTCGCCGCACGCCAGGGCTCGCCGCTGATCGTCGGCGTCGGCGAAGGCGAGAATTTCGTTGCGTCGGACGCGATGGCGCTGGCCGGCACCACCAACCAGATCATCTACCTGGAAGAAGGCGACGTCGTCGACCTGCAACTGTCGCGCTACTGGATCGTCGACGTCGACGGCAAACCGGTCGAGCGCGAAGTCAAAACCGTGCACGCCCACACCGGCGCCGCCGAGCTTGGCCCGTACCGCCACTACATGCAGAAGGAAATTTTTGAACAGCCACGCGTCATCGGCGACACGCTGGAAGGTGTCACCGGCATCATGCCGGAACTGTTCGGCGACAACGCTTATAAGGTCTTCAAGCAGATCGACCGCGTGCTGATCCTGGCCTGCGGCACCAGCTACTATGCCGGCCTGACTGCGAAATACTGGATCGAGTGCATCGCCAAGGTGCCGGTCAATGTCGAGATCGCCAGCGAATACCGTTATCGCGACAGCGTGCCGCACCCGAACACCCTGGTCGTCACCATTTCGCAATCGGGCGAAACCGCCGACACCCTGGCTGCGCTGAAGCACGCACGCAGCCTCGGCATGCCGCACACGCTGACGATCTGCAACGTCTCGACCAGCGCCATGGTGCGCGAATGCGAACTGGCCTACATCACCCGCGCCGGTGTCGAAGTCGGCGTCGCCTCGACCAAGGCGTTCACCACCCAGCTGGCCGCCCTGTTCCTGCTGACCCTGACGCTGGCGCAAGTGAACGGCCGCCTGACGGACGAGGAAGAAGCCGAACACCTGAAACAGATGCGCCACCTGCCGGTCGCCATCTCGGCGGTGCTGGCACTGGAGCCCCAGATCATCGCCTGGGCCGAGGAGTTCGCTCGCAAGGAAAACGCCCTCTTCCTCGGCCGCGGCATGCACTACCCGATCGCCCTGGAAGGCGCGCTGAAACTGAAGGAAATCTCGTACATCCACGCCGAGGCCTATCCTGCCGGCGAACTGAAACACGGCCCGCTGGCGCTGGTGACCGAAGAAATGCCGGTGGTGACGATCGCCCCGAACGACGCGCTGCTGGAAAAGCTGAAATCGAACATGCAGGAAGTGCGCGCGCGCGGCGGCCAGCTGTACGTGTTTGCCGACGTCGATTCGCGTATCGTCTCCGGCGACGGCCTGCACGTGATCCGCCTGCCGGAGCACTATGGCGAACTCTCCCCAATCCTGCACGTGTGCGCGCTGCAGCTGCTGGCCTATCACACGGCGCTGGCACGCGGTACGGACGTCGACAAGCCGCGTAACCTGGCGAAGTCGGTGACGGTGGAATAAGCCCCTTGTTGTCGCGGCAGCCAATTCTGCCGTAACGAAAAAAAGCCCGGACAGCCTGTCCGGGCTTTTTATTTTTGCGAGGCCGATCCCTGCCATCAGTCCCTTGCGTAGCGCCTCGCCCCAGGCACAGCCAGCGCTCGCGCAGCGGCGTACCACTACCCCAAAGCAACACCCCATTAAGCCCGGCAACACCTCCCTTCCCCTTCGTACAGGCACTGACCAATCGGACAGTAGGCGCCCGCATAGCCCCTCCCTATACTCGGCCACGAATACGCTTTTGCACACAGTAAAAGGTATTTCACCTAACGCGGAGAGTGAACATGTCTGAAGTCGACCCTATTGCAAACACCGGTTCGTCCTGCTGCCCGCCTCGTCCGGGACAGGCGGCCGCGGCATCCTGCTGCGCACCGAGCGCGGCTGCCCCAAGCGCTGCGGCATGCTGCGCCCCGGCTCCAAGCCAGGCCGCCGGCTGCGGCGGCGCCGTGATCCTTGACGACGGTACCGACGAAGTGAGCGCGGTCGACTTCCCGAACGAGCGCCGCATCCACATCAGCCTGAACGTCAGGAACCTCAAGAAATCGCTCTGGTTCTATCGCATCCTGTTCAACCGCAACCCGAGCAAGCTGCGCGAGGACTACGCCAAGTTCGAGCCGACCGTCCCGCCCGTGAACTTCACCCTCAATGAGCACGCCGACGCCATCGACCGCGACGGCCACTTCGGTATCGAGGTCAAGAGCACCGAGGCCGTGCAGGCCGTGATCAACCGCATGACGGCCGCCGGCATGACGGTCAATACCCGCGAGACGCAGGTGTCGTGCTGCTATTCGGTGCAGGACAAGGTCTGGGTGGTCGACCCCGACGGTAACCACTGGGAAGTCTTTGTCGTCACCAACAGCGAAGCGGTCGAAGGCTGCGGCCTTTCCTGCATCTGCTACGACAAGGAAACCGGCGGCTGCAACTGGAAATCGAACCGCGATTAAAACGCCCCCGTCGCGCATTCCAGCCGCATCCGATCCCGCATCGCCCAACCCATTACGAGAGCCGCCATGGACCAGAACACGAACACCGCAGCCCCGGCCGAAGCCGAGCCCTTCCAGCTGAAACCCGCCAATTTCCCTGGCGACGAGCGCATCCATATCAGCATCAACGTGGCCGACCTGTTCGACTCCGTCAACTTCTACCGCCATTTCTTCGGCATCGATCCAGTCAAGATCCGCGAAGGCTATGCCAAGTTCGACGTGCAGGATCCGCCGCTGAATTTCTCCGTCAACGAAAACCCGCTCGACACCCGCACGCAAGGCCACCTGGGCATCCAGGTGAAAAGCACGCGCGTGGTGAAGGACACCTATGCACGCCTGCTGAAAGCCGGCTTCAAGATCCTGACCGAGGACGGTGCCGAGTGCTGCTACGCGGTGCAGACCAAGATGTGGGTGGCCGACCCGGACGGCAACCGCTGGGAAGTGTTCTGCACCACGGTGCCGGATGCCGAACAGGGTTGTGGCGAAGACTGCATCTGCCACCAGGAATTCGAACGCAGCGTCGTCACCCAATAAGAGGCCATATGAAACCCTTCCTGAATCTGACCTTGTCCGCGCTGCTGGTGGCGGGTGCGGCGCTTGCCGGTCCGGCGCTGGCGCAAACCGTGATCACGGCCACCGGCGCGTCGACCATTGCGCCGCTGATGTCCGAAGTCGGCAAGCATTTCGAGAAAGCCAACCCGCAGGTGCGCGTCGAGGTGCAGTCGGGCGGCACCTCGCGTGGGATTGCCGACGTGCGCCAGGGTAGCGCGCGCATCGGCATGGTCTCGCGTGCGCTGCACGAGGACGAAAAGAAGGACCTGGAAGCGCTGTTGATTGCCCGTGACGGCGTCGCCATGGTCGTGCACAAGTCCAATCCGGTAAAAGCGCTGACGCGCGAACAGATCATTGCCATCTATACCGGCAAGGTGAAAAACTGGAAGGAAGTGGGCGGCGCCGACGCGCCGATCACTGTCATCAGCAAGGCCGAAGGACGCTCGACGCTGGAAGTGTTCACCCACTACTTCGGCGTCACGCCGCGCGACATCAAGGCGCAGATCATCATCGGCGACAACCAGCAGGAGATCCGCACCGTGTCGACCAACAAGGGCGCCATCGGCTATGTCTCCATCGGTTCGGCCGAGTACGAGGCCAGCCACGGCACGCCGATCAAGATGCTTGCGCTGGGCAACCTGGTGCCGTCGACGCAGAGTGTGGCGTCGGGCGCCTACCCGATCGCACGCGATTTGAACCTGGTGTACCGCAAGCCGCTCAGCAAGGATGAATCCGCCCTGCTCGCCTACATGTCGACGCCGGCGGCGAAGAAGGAAATCCTGGCGCAGTTCTTCATCCCGGTGGCCACTGCACCGGTCGTGGCGAACAGCAAGTGATGAAAGCCCTGGTGCCGGGCCATGCGCTGTTGCGCGGCGCCCCCAGCCAGCCTGCCGAGGGCAGCGGGCGCCGCGTCGACAGCGTGCTCCTGGCCGTGGTGTGCTGCTGCGCCCTG from Massilia sp. Se16.2.3 carries:
- a CDS encoding Lrp/AsnC family transcriptional regulator — its product is MALPELDDLDRRILNTLQADASQTNAELAELVHVSPPTCLRRVKSLTERGVIERQVVIVAPEKVGARLTAIVEITLDVQAAERMAQFEALVASEEAVLQCYRVAPGPDFVLVVQVVDMPAYHALAHRLFATHANVRNVKAYFSTFRSKFETRIAV
- the glmS gene encoding glutamine--fructose-6-phosphate transaminase (isomerizing); translated protein: MCGIVGAVAQRNITPILIEGLKRLEYRGYDSCGVALHVEGRLARSRSTSRVADLETQIAGTGLQGFTGIAHTRWATHGAPASHNAHPHFSPNEEAARIALVHNGIIENHDELRRELTELGYVFTSQTDTEVIAHLVDHMYNGDLFDTVQQAVKRLHGAYAIAVFSREEPHRVVAARQGSPLIVGVGEGENFVASDAMALAGTTNQIIYLEEGDVVDLQLSRYWIVDVDGKPVEREVKTVHAHTGAAELGPYRHYMQKEIFEQPRVIGDTLEGVTGIMPELFGDNAYKVFKQIDRVLILACGTSYYAGLTAKYWIECIAKVPVNVEIASEYRYRDSVPHPNTLVVTISQSGETADTLAALKHARSLGMPHTLTICNVSTSAMVRECELAYITRAGVEVGVASTKAFTTQLAALFLLTLTLAQVNGRLTDEEEAEHLKQMRHLPVAISAVLALEPQIIAWAEEFARKENALFLGRGMHYPIALEGALKLKEISYIHAEAYPAGELKHGPLALVTEEMPVVTIAPNDALLEKLKSNMQEVRARGGQLYVFADVDSRIVSGDGLHVIRLPEHYGELSPILHVCALQLLAYHTALARGTDVDKPRNLAKSVTVE
- a CDS encoding ArsI/CadI family heavy metal resistance metalloenzyme; its protein translation is MSEVDPIANTGSSCCPPRPGQAAAASCCAPSAAAPSAAACCAPAPSQAAGCGGAVILDDGTDEVSAVDFPNERRIHISLNVRNLKKSLWFYRILFNRNPSKLREDYAKFEPTVPPVNFTLNEHADAIDRDGHFGIEVKSTEAVQAVINRMTAAGMTVNTRETQVSCCYSVQDKVWVVDPDGNHWEVFVVTNSEAVEGCGLSCICYDKETGGCNWKSNRD
- a CDS encoding ArsI/CadI family heavy metal resistance metalloenzyme, encoding MDQNTNTAAPAEAEPFQLKPANFPGDERIHISINVADLFDSVNFYRHFFGIDPVKIREGYAKFDVQDPPLNFSVNENPLDTRTQGHLGIQVKSTRVVKDTYARLLKAGFKILTEDGAECCYAVQTKMWVADPDGNRWEVFCTTVPDAEQGCGEDCICHQEFERSVVTQ
- a CDS encoding phosphate ABC transporter substrate-binding protein, which codes for MKPFLNLTLSALLVAGAALAGPALAQTVITATGASTIAPLMSEVGKHFEKANPQVRVEVQSGGTSRGIADVRQGSARIGMVSRALHEDEKKDLEALLIARDGVAMVVHKSNPVKALTREQIIAIYTGKVKNWKEVGGADAPITVISKAEGRSTLEVFTHYFGVTPRDIKAQIIIGDNQQEIRTVSTNKGAIGYVSIGSAEYEASHGTPIKMLALGNLVPSTQSVASGAYPIARDLNLVYRKPLSKDESALLAYMSTPAAKKEILAQFFIPVATAPVVANSK